A single region of the Solwaraspora sp. WMMD406 genome encodes:
- a CDS encoding Ig-like domain-containing protein, whose translation MTRTGRYRTLAASTVALVGLGAVVVATLLALTAPAQAASLGEVQLSQTSGGVSDEPMFVSASSAACPAGFGENAGLRIGRPGGPYSNLGRPLGGGGFDSAPVTIEANRSFTTAIGGSAPAAGEWWVIIECYSLTEGRHPDEFVTPITVCDTLWRVGSGCGAATTTQLTLVTEPAGQVPSGAEVTLTATVEPATATGVVRFRSSTDDGNGAPGDLGEATVTDGVARLATTGLTVVFGTQVAYTITASFVPADTDVYAPSSATAPLLAYVGLPPAGLALEVSPDSPAPAGAPVVLTARTSPGDVAGTVSFSRRLADAPVFEPFAEQAVTAGTATATVSGLAAGRYDFQARFVPAADSGYAESEFVTLAGYQIGTAAEPQSTSTSLTVSPAGQRTVDTELTLTATVTPNAAAGSIRFLDGDVTLATVILSGGTASHRTASLALGSHQLKAVFVPADAEAYTASESPVTTVEITASGGGGGGGGGSGGGGGSGGGNDDRLPNTGLPLITIGLVGLSLIGVGSGTLLATRRQPQRPPVDWPDADVPDGPRP comes from the coding sequence ATGACCAGGACCGGGCGATACCGGACCCTCGCCGCGTCGACCGTCGCCCTCGTCGGCCTCGGCGCCGTCGTCGTCGCGACGCTGCTGGCGCTGACCGCGCCGGCGCAGGCGGCGTCGTTGGGCGAGGTGCAGTTGTCGCAGACCAGCGGCGGTGTGTCGGATGAGCCGATGTTCGTCAGCGCGTCGAGTGCGGCGTGTCCGGCGGGGTTCGGGGAGAACGCTGGTTTGCGGATCGGTCGTCCGGGTGGGCCGTACTCGAATCTGGGTCGTCCGCTTGGTGGTGGTGGGTTCGATTCGGCGCCGGTGACGATCGAGGCGAACCGGTCGTTCACCACGGCGATCGGTGGGTCGGCTCCGGCGGCGGGTGAGTGGTGGGTGATCATCGAGTGCTACAGCCTGACCGAGGGGCGGCACCCGGACGAGTTCGTCACCCCGATCACCGTCTGTGACACCCTGTGGCGGGTCGGCAGCGGTTGCGGCGCCGCCACCACGACCCAGCTGACGCTGGTGACCGAGCCGGCCGGCCAGGTGCCGTCCGGTGCCGAGGTGACGCTGACCGCCACCGTCGAGCCGGCGACCGCGACCGGCGTCGTCCGCTTCCGCAGCAGCACCGACGACGGCAACGGCGCGCCCGGCGACCTCGGCGAGGCGACCGTCACCGACGGCGTCGCGCGCCTGGCCACCACCGGCCTCACCGTGGTTTTCGGCACGCAGGTCGCGTACACGATCACGGCCAGTTTCGTCCCGGCCGATACCGACGTATACGCACCGTCGTCGGCGACCGCCCCACTCCTGGCATACGTCGGGTTGCCGCCCGCCGGGCTGGCTCTGGAGGTCAGCCCGGACAGCCCCGCGCCAGCCGGTGCTCCGGTCGTGCTGACCGCCCGTACCAGTCCGGGTGACGTCGCCGGCACCGTCAGCTTCAGCCGTAGGCTGGCCGACGCGCCGGTCTTCGAGCCTTTCGCCGAGCAGGCCGTCACCGCCGGGACGGCGACGGCCACAGTCTCGGGGCTGGCCGCCGGCCGCTACGACTTCCAGGCCCGGTTCGTGCCGGCGGCCGACAGCGGGTACGCCGAGTCGGAGTTCGTCACCCTGGCCGGCTACCAGATCGGCACCGCCGCCGAGCCGCAGTCGACCAGTACGTCGTTGACCGTGTCGCCGGCCGGGCAGCGGACCGTGGACACCGAGCTGACCCTCACCGCGACGGTCACGCCGAACGCGGCCGCCGGCAGCATCCGGTTTCTCGACGGTGACGTCACCCTGGCCACGGTCATCCTCAGCGGTGGGACGGCCAGCCACCGTACGGCGTCGCTCGCCCTCGGCAGCCATCAGCTCAAGGCCGTCTTCGTGCCGGCGGACGCCGAAGCCTACACCGCCTCCGAGTCGCCGGTGACCACTGTGGAGATCACCGCCAGCGGTGGTGGCGGTGGTGGTGGAGGAGGCAGCGGTGGTGGTGGAGGCAGTGGTGGTGGGAACGACGACAGGCTGCCGAACACCGGTCTGCCGCTGATCACCATCGGGCTTGTCGGTCTGTCGCTGATCGGCGTCGGCTCGGGCACGCTCCTGGCCACCCGCCGTCAGCCGCAGCGACCGCCGGTGGACTGGCCGGACGCCGACGTGCCGGACGGCCCCCGGCCATGA
- a CDS encoding class E sortase — MTTTLPPAALSTPPVPDPVRRPEPSDPVGSSLPPQRLTYYLPGTALTILAVVLLGFVVHLTVISHLQYARNQQTAFADFRADLARGTAPVGQTQVEYVDGVAGQEHVVDPGTPVAVLRIPAIDLQTVVVSGTSGETLRQGPGHRRDTVLPGQPGTSVLLGRKGAYGAPFRDLDLLLPGDEIVVVTGQGEHTYRVLGVRRAGDPVPAPLTDGDGRLTLVTADGPRYLPQDLLRVDADLVSEPQPAPPRRFGAAALPASEQAQAGDDAAWTPLMLWCQALFLAGLAVAYLRARWGGWQAWICGLPVFAALGFAATDQIARLLPNLL; from the coding sequence ATGACCACCACGCTGCCACCGGCGGCGCTGTCGACGCCACCCGTACCGGACCCGGTCCGGCGACCGGAACCGTCCGACCCGGTCGGGTCGTCGCTGCCGCCGCAGCGGCTCACCTACTACCTGCCCGGCACCGCGCTGACCATCCTCGCCGTGGTGCTGCTCGGCTTCGTGGTGCACCTGACGGTCATCTCCCACCTGCAGTACGCCCGCAACCAGCAGACCGCGTTCGCCGACTTCCGTGCGGACCTGGCCCGGGGCACCGCGCCAGTCGGCCAGACCCAGGTCGAGTACGTCGACGGAGTTGCCGGCCAGGAGCATGTCGTCGACCCGGGTACCCCGGTCGCGGTGCTGCGGATTCCAGCGATCGACCTGCAGACGGTGGTGGTCTCCGGCACCAGTGGCGAGACGCTGCGGCAGGGGCCGGGCCACCGCCGTGACACGGTGCTGCCCGGTCAGCCCGGCACCAGCGTCCTGCTCGGCCGCAAAGGCGCCTACGGTGCCCCGTTCCGAGACCTGGACCTGCTGCTGCCCGGCGACGAGATCGTGGTGGTCACCGGACAGGGTGAGCACACCTATCGGGTCCTCGGTGTACGCCGGGCCGGCGACCCGGTTCCGGCGCCGCTGACCGACGGCGACGGCCGGCTCACCCTGGTCACCGCCGACGGACCGCGCTACCTGCCCCAGGATCTGCTGCGGGTCGACGCCGACCTGGTGTCCGAACCGCAACCCGCGCCACCCCGACGGTTCGGCGCGGCGGCGCTACCCGCCAGTGAACAGGCACAAGCCGGCGACGACGCCGCGTGGACGCCGCTGATGCTGTGGTGTCAGGCGCTGTTCCTGGCCGGGTTGGCCGTCGCCTACCTGCGGGCGCGGTGGGGCGGCTGGCAGGCGTGGATATGCGGGCTGCCGGTGTTCGCCGCCCTCGGGTTCGCCGCCACCGACCAGATAGCCCGACTGCTGCCGAATCTCCTGTGA
- a CDS encoding phosphate ABC transporter ATP-binding protein, with amino-acid sequence MAAAAEADLTRTRLDLAAVGDQPPDPDRDDAHGSAPGRAGDAAGAVGDAPGRAGDAAALGTLDARAVSAWFGERKVLDRVSLTMPAGQVTALIGPSGCGKSTFLRILNRMHELVPSAALAGEVLLDGHDLYSPQRRLTDARRQVGMVFQKPNPFPAMSIYDNVLAGLKLTGTRASRSVRDDLVEETLSKAGLWKEVRDRLRSPGGALSGGQQQRLCIARSLAIRPRVLLMDEPCSALDPTSTRRIEQTIAELASEVTIVIVTHNMQQAARVSHRCAFFLAEHGTPGAIVEHGSTAAMFDAPRDERTADYVHGRFG; translated from the coding sequence ATGGCCGCTGCCGCCGAAGCCGACCTGACCCGCACCCGGCTGGACCTGGCCGCCGTGGGTGACCAGCCGCCCGATCCCGATCGTGACGACGCGCATGGCTCTGCCCCTGGCCGGGCCGGCGACGCCGCTGGCGCGGTCGGCGACGCCCCGGGACGGGCCGGCGACGCGGCCGCGCTGGGAACCCTCGACGCCCGAGCGGTCTCCGCCTGGTTCGGCGAACGCAAAGTGCTCGACCGGGTGTCGCTGACCATGCCGGCCGGGCAGGTGACCGCGCTGATCGGCCCGTCCGGATGCGGCAAGTCGACGTTCCTGCGGATCCTCAACCGGATGCACGAGCTGGTACCCAGCGCTGCCCTCGCCGGAGAGGTCCTGCTCGACGGGCACGACCTCTACTCGCCGCAGCGTCGGCTGACCGACGCCCGCCGACAAGTGGGCATGGTGTTCCAGAAACCCAACCCGTTCCCCGCGATGTCGATCTACGACAACGTGCTCGCCGGCCTCAAACTCACCGGCACGCGGGCTTCCCGGTCCGTCCGCGACGACCTGGTCGAGGAGACACTCAGCAAAGCCGGCCTCTGGAAGGAGGTCCGGGACCGTCTACGTTCCCCCGGCGGGGCGCTTTCCGGCGGGCAACAGCAACGGCTCTGTATCGCCAGGTCGCTGGCGATCCGCCCCCGAGTGCTGCTGATGGACGAACCGTGCTCCGCGCTGGACCCGACCTCCACCCGCCGCATCGAGCAGACCATCGCCGAGCTGGCCAGCGAAGTCACCATCGTGATCGTCACCCACAACATGCAGCAGGCCGCCCGGGTGTCCCATCGATGTGCCTTCTTCCTCGCCGAACACGGCACACCAGGGGCGATAGTCGAACATGGATCGACCGCTGCGATGTTCGACGCGCCGCGCGACGAGCGGACCGCCGACTACGTGCACGGCCGGTTCGGATGA
- a CDS encoding Ig-like domain repeat protein encodes MSKRVFARAAALLGAAALTGGVLVAVAAPAQAASLGEVQLSQTSGGVSDEPMFVSASSAACPAGFGENAGLRIGRPGGPYSNLGRPLGGGGFDSAPVTIEANRSFTTSIGGSAPAAGEWWVIIECYSLTEGRHPDEFVTPITVSGTTWRVPIAEATSTTLAVAPASPVEQGDEVTLTATVTPGAAEGTVQFRRGASVIGTAPVTGGTATLTTTALPVGTHSLTATFTPADATAFSGSVSSAATYTITASSGSINDQQEIIADVEAGAFTLDVAGDTALLTGGSVGGSATGELHSATVTDLRGSNAGWDLTGQLADFVGPTATISSGNLSWTPSATRTSGSGVVTAGATADLGETRTLCSTAVGASAGQFTCDADLELAVPDDVAPGEYSATLTLTLA; translated from the coding sequence ATGAGCAAGCGTGTGTTCGCTCGTGCGGCCGCGCTGCTGGGCGCCGCCGCGCTCACCGGCGGCGTGCTGGTGGCCGTCGCCGCGCCGGCGCAGGCGGCGTCGTTGGGCGAGGTGCAGTTGTCGCAGACCAGCGGCGGTGTGTCGGATGAGCCGATGTTCGTCAGCGCGTCGAGTGCGGCGTGTCCGGCGGGGTTCGGGGAGAACGCTGGTTTGCGGATCGGTCGTCCGGGTGGGCCGTACTCGAATCTGGGTCGTCCGCTTGGTGGTGGTGGGTTCGATTCGGCGCCGGTGACGATCGAGGCGAACCGGTCGTTCACCACGTCGATCGGTGGGTCGGCTCCGGCGGCGGGTGAGTGGTGGGTGATCATCGAGTGCTACAGCCTGACCGAGGGGCGGCACCCGGACGAGTTCGTCACCCCGATCACCGTCTCCGGCACCACCTGGCGGGTGCCGATCGCCGAGGCCACCAGCACCACGCTCGCCGTCGCCCCGGCCAGCCCGGTCGAGCAGGGCGACGAGGTCACCCTGACCGCGACGGTCACCCCCGGTGCGGCCGAGGGAACCGTACAGTTCCGTCGGGGTGCCTCGGTCATCGGCACCGCGCCGGTCACCGGCGGGACCGCCACCCTGACCACCACCGCGCTGCCGGTCGGCACCCACTCGCTGACCGCGACCTTCACCCCGGCTGACGCCACCGCCTTCAGCGGCTCGGTGTCGTCCGCAGCGACCTACACGATCACCGCGAGCAGCGGCTCGATCAACGACCAGCAGGAAATCATCGCCGACGTCGAAGCCGGCGCGTTCACCCTGGACGTCGCGGGCGACACCGCACTGCTCACCGGCGGATCGGTCGGCGGCTCGGCGACCGGCGAACTGCACAGCGCCACCGTCACCGACCTGCGCGGCAGCAACGCCGGCTGGGACCTGACCGGTCAACTCGCCGACTTCGTCGGTCCGACCGCGACGATCTCCAGCGGCAACCTCTCGTGGACCCCGTCGGCCACCCGTACCAGCGGGTCCGGTGTGGTCACCGCCGGTGCCACCGCCGACCTGGGGGAAACCCGCACCCTCTGCTCGACCGCCGTCGGTGCCAGCGCCGGCCAGTTCACCTGCGACGCAGACCTGGAGCTTGCCGTCCCGGACGACGTCGCGCCCGGCGAGTACAGCGCGACCCTGACGCTGACTCTGGCCTGA
- a CDS encoding DUF916 domain-containing protein: MSTNPRSTRVLAPATPVRVGRAVALLLAPLLALTPAPVAAAPGPLSAQASTVPADEFRWSVQPSSPSGPNGRSEFEYELAPGERISDWLAISNLTDGPLTVDVYATDAFTAPDGGFALLPAADAPTGAGAWLTVPKSAYTLPAGKRADIPFQLTVPENATPGDHIGGLIASVTTDETQPGGQTIAVERRIAARVYLRVAGPADPRALITAVDVDYAAPPLAVPGEDLTVTYRIANDGNVRFSGTARVVVTGPLGIRLGTSDTIEIPELLPDSELRLTETLPSVLPAGWISATLTVNPQAGEDPLPQLTGSASMWAVPWLLIVIVGAGGLIAAGLWWRRRRDRALAAAPGFDDDVVATTHPAPAS; the protein is encoded by the coding sequence ATGAGCACGAACCCACGCAGCACCCGCGTCCTCGCCCCGGCCACCCCGGTACGGGTGGGCCGAGCGGTGGCCCTGCTGCTCGCCCCGCTGCTCGCCCTGACGCCGGCGCCGGTCGCCGCCGCCCCTGGGCCACTCAGTGCGCAGGCATCTACCGTCCCCGCCGACGAGTTCCGGTGGAGTGTGCAACCGTCCAGCCCGAGCGGCCCCAACGGCCGCAGCGAGTTCGAATACGAGCTCGCCCCCGGCGAGCGGATCAGCGACTGGCTGGCGATCAGCAACCTGACCGACGGTCCGCTCACCGTCGACGTCTACGCCACCGACGCCTTCACCGCGCCGGACGGCGGCTTCGCGTTGCTCCCGGCCGCCGACGCACCGACCGGCGCGGGAGCCTGGCTGACCGTGCCGAAATCGGCGTACACCCTGCCGGCCGGTAAACGCGCGGACATCCCGTTCCAGCTGACCGTGCCGGAAAACGCCACTCCCGGAGACCACATCGGTGGTCTGATCGCGTCGGTGACCACCGACGAGACGCAACCCGGCGGGCAGACCATCGCGGTCGAGCGGCGGATCGCCGCCCGGGTCTACCTGCGGGTGGCCGGACCAGCCGACCCGCGGGCGCTGATCACCGCGGTCGACGTGGACTACGCCGCGCCGCCGCTTGCGGTGCCGGGCGAGGACCTGACCGTAACGTACCGGATCGCCAACGACGGCAACGTCCGCTTCTCCGGCACCGCCCGGGTCGTGGTCACCGGCCCGCTCGGGATACGCCTGGGCACCAGCGACACGATCGAGATCCCGGAGCTGCTCCCCGACTCGGAACTACGACTCACCGAGACCCTTCCCAGCGTGCTCCCCGCCGGCTGGATCAGCGCCACACTGACCGTGAATCCGCAGGCTGGCGAGGACCCGCTGCCGCAACTGACCGGATCCGCGTCGATGTGGGCGGTGCCGTGGCTGCTGATCGTGATCGTCGGGGCCGGTGGACTGATCGCGGCAGGGCTGTGGTGGCGTCGCCGCCGTGATCGGGCCCTGGCCGCCGCTCCCGGTTTCGACGACGATGTGGTCGCCACGACCCATCCGGCGCCGGCGTCATGA
- a CDS encoding FAD-binding protein gives MTEAARERSVTNWAGNVVFDARQVHRPTSIDELRRIVRVATRIRALGTGHSFNRLADTDGDLVSVAGLPATVTIDRERSTVTVGAGVRYGELAAHLHQHGYGLHNLASLPHISIAGACATATHGSGWRNGNLATAVRAIDLVAADGELVTLDESDADFAAAVVGLGALGIVTALTLAIEPSFDVAQYVYEGLSRDALGRHWTPIIRSGYSVSLFTDWTGTDINQVWVKRRTDRDHPPIDADAWAMTPADGPRHPVPGMPADNCTGQLGVAGPWHTRLPHFRLDFTPSSGAELQSEYLLSANDAIGALDAVGRIRDQVAPVLQISEIRTVAADELWLSPNYRRDSVAIHFTWIADTSAVTPVIAAVERALAPFAPRPHWGKLSDVGPNELRTRYPRWSDFADLLVRYDPTGTFHNAFLDRYFPR, from the coding sequence ATGACCGAAGCGGCTAGGGAACGGTCGGTCACGAACTGGGCCGGCAACGTCGTCTTCGACGCGCGTCAGGTGCACCGCCCGACCAGCATCGACGAGCTACGTCGGATCGTGCGGGTCGCGACCCGGATCCGTGCGCTCGGCACCGGACACTCGTTCAACCGACTGGCCGACACCGACGGCGATCTCGTGTCGGTCGCCGGGCTGCCCGCCACGGTGACCATCGACCGGGAGCGCTCCACGGTCACCGTGGGCGCCGGCGTCCGCTATGGCGAACTCGCCGCTCACCTGCACCAGCACGGATACGGCCTGCACAACCTGGCGTCCCTGCCGCACATCTCGATCGCCGGCGCGTGCGCGACCGCCACCCACGGATCCGGCTGGCGCAACGGCAACCTGGCCACCGCCGTACGGGCGATCGACCTGGTCGCCGCCGATGGTGAGCTGGTCACCCTGGACGAATCCGACGCCGACTTCGCGGCGGCCGTCGTCGGCCTCGGCGCTCTGGGCATCGTCACCGCGTTGACCCTGGCGATCGAGCCGAGCTTCGACGTCGCGCAGTACGTCTACGAGGGTTTGTCCCGGGACGCGCTGGGGCGGCACTGGACGCCGATCATCCGCAGCGGCTACAGCGTCAGCCTGTTCACCGACTGGACCGGTACGGACATCAATCAGGTGTGGGTGAAGCGTCGCACCGATCGGGACCATCCGCCGATCGACGCCGACGCCTGGGCGATGACGCCGGCCGACGGTCCACGCCACCCGGTGCCCGGCATGCCGGCGGACAACTGCACCGGTCAGCTCGGCGTGGCTGGGCCCTGGCACACCCGGCTGCCGCACTTCCGGTTGGACTTCACTCCGAGCAGCGGTGCGGAACTGCAGTCGGAGTACCTGCTCTCCGCCAACGACGCGATCGGTGCGCTCGACGCGGTCGGCCGAATCCGTGACCAAGTGGCGCCGGTGCTGCAGATCAGTGAGATCCGTACGGTGGCGGCCGACGAGTTGTGGCTGAGCCCGAACTACCGGCGGGACAGCGTCGCCATCCATTTCACCTGGATCGCCGACACCTCGGCGGTAACTCCGGTGATCGCGGCGGTGGAGCGGGCGCTGGCGCCGTTCGCCCCGCGACCGCACTGGGGCAAGCTGTCCGACGTCGGTCCTAACGAGTTGCGCACCCGCTATCCGCGCTGGTCCGACTTCGCCGATCTGCTCGTCCGCTACGACCCGACGGGTACGTTCCACAACGCCTTCCTCGACCGCTACTTCCCTCGCTGA